One Alkalicoccus halolimnae DNA segment encodes these proteins:
- a CDS encoding carbohydrate ABC transporter permease, producing MAGPKKFRMKTLQGKEAVTGYLFLLPALILLGIFLLYPMGAAFYYSLTDFYILRPGEENFVGLANFQTILGDAEFRQALINTIYFAVLVVPIQISVALGLALLVNRKLRFKVFFRTAYFSPVVMSLVVVSILWTFMYNPNEGLINELLGVFGIPAQPFLTSPDQAMNSIIAMSVWQGAGFQMMIFLAGLQNIPNHLYEAADIDGASKFQKFLHVTLPGLKNISVFIFITITIAAFKLLVQPMIMTQGGPLGSTKSLVYHIYEVGFNYRDVGYASAMAVVFTLMVLIITIVQRILAREEGA from the coding sequence ATGGCAGGGCCAAAAAAATTCAGGATGAAAACCCTTCAGGGAAAAGAAGCAGTAACAGGGTATTTATTTTTACTTCCGGCACTTATTTTACTGGGTATTTTTCTTTTATATCCGATGGGAGCAGCTTTTTACTACAGTTTAACCGACTTCTACATACTTCGCCCTGGAGAAGAAAATTTCGTAGGGCTGGCCAACTTTCAAACTATTTTAGGTGATGCAGAGTTCAGGCAGGCGCTTATAAATACGATATATTTTGCCGTTCTTGTTGTGCCTATACAGATCAGTGTAGCGCTTGGGCTCGCACTGCTTGTAAACAGAAAGCTGCGTTTTAAAGTATTTTTCCGGACGGCTTATTTCTCACCGGTCGTGATGTCGCTGGTCGTTGTTTCGATCTTATGGACCTTTATGTACAACCCGAATGAAGGGTTGATCAATGAACTGCTCGGTGTGTTCGGAATTCCTGCCCAGCCGTTCTTGACCAGTCCTGATCAGGCAATGAATTCCATTATTGCGATGAGTGTATGGCAGGGTGCCGGTTTTCAAATGATGATTTTTCTCGCCGGCCTTCAGAATATACCGAATCACCTTTACGAAGCGGCGGACATTGACGGGGCAAGCAAGTTCCAAAAATTTCTACACGTGACGCTGCCTGGTTTGAAAAACATTTCGGTTTTCATTTTCATTACTATTACCATTGCAGCCTTCAAGCTGCTCGTGCAGCCGATGATTATGACCCAGGGCGGACCGCTCGGTTCTACAAAATCCCTTGTCTATCATATTTATGAAGTCGGCTTTAACTACCGGGACGTAGGATACGCTTCGGCAATGGCGGTTGTGTTTACACTGATGGTACTTATTATAACGATCGTACAGCGAATTCTTGCCAGGGAAGAGGGGGCTTGA
- a CDS encoding ABC transporter substrate-binding protein, which produces MKKMSKWIAPLTLSAVLLGACGGNESSGESSNNETASNNGGNSSDEAPDTMETGEADQTVEASGDESVQLDMWIHQTGEDETNFYVERIDAFNEENDDIHVTAEIIIDDGGSSYSDSINAALVAGNLPDILALDGPYVASFAESDVIQSIDEYVDEEFLDDFVDSIIQQGSYDGELYSLGAMEASIPLYYNKEIFEEEGIEAPTSVDEAWTWDEFMEHAEALTTEDRYGLNLFMNYGVGEWMTFMGAPFVWSNDGELLSEDGSTADGYLNGPESVEAFEYIKSLFEAGVVDLNPGEMQFEEGNAAMALGGPWISVTAEEAGVDWGMMPYPYKETPVSPSGSMAYGITSLTENPEEAFEVMKWLTNEESTIGLSEVTGMPPVRHSAFESMDHYDELPWSIMREQVTETAKARPQTPAYPVLTDAFAQSFHAAALGEDVQETLDQQVERVERELERFND; this is translated from the coding sequence ATGAAAAAAATGTCTAAGTGGATTGCTCCACTGACGCTGTCTGCCGTACTGCTCGGAGCCTGTGGGGGAAATGAGTCATCCGGGGAATCATCCAACAACGAGACCGCTTCCAACAATGGAGGAAACAGCAGTGACGAAGCTCCTGACACAATGGAAACAGGAGAGGCTGATCAGACTGTAGAAGCATCAGGTGACGAATCTGTTCAGCTTGATATGTGGATTCATCAGACAGGGGAAGATGAAACAAACTTTTATGTAGAACGAATTGATGCATTCAATGAAGAAAATGACGATATCCACGTAACGGCTGAAATAATTATTGATGATGGCGGAAGTTCCTACAGTGACAGCATAAATGCAGCACTCGTAGCAGGCAATCTGCCTGATATTCTGGCACTTGATGGTCCTTATGTAGCCAGCTTTGCTGAATCAGATGTTATTCAGTCAATCGATGAATATGTGGATGAGGAATTCCTGGACGACTTTGTTGATTCCATTATTCAGCAGGGATCTTATGATGGGGAGCTTTATTCTCTCGGAGCGATGGAAGCCTCCATTCCACTTTATTACAATAAAGAAATTTTTGAAGAGGAAGGAATTGAAGCACCAACGTCCGTGGATGAGGCATGGACTTGGGATGAATTTATGGAGCATGCAGAGGCCCTGACAACAGAAGACCGCTATGGATTAAATCTGTTTATGAACTACGGAGTCGGTGAGTGGATGACATTTATGGGTGCACCGTTTGTCTGGTCGAACGATGGGGAGCTGCTTTCTGAAGACGGATCTACAGCGGATGGCTACTTGAACGGTCCGGAATCTGTAGAAGCCTTTGAGTATATTAAATCATTATTTGAAGCAGGAGTCGTAGATTTAAATCCAGGTGAGATGCAGTTTGAAGAAGGAAATGCGGCGATGGCTCTTGGAGGCCCATGGATTTCTGTAACTGCTGAAGAAGCAGGCGTGGACTGGGGCATGATGCCGTATCCTTATAAAGAAACGCCCGTATCCCCTTCAGGCAGCATGGCTTACGGTATTACGTCGTTAACGGAAAACCCGGAAGAAGCTTTTGAAGTCATGAAGTGGTTAACCAATGAAGAGTCTACTATCGGATTGTCAGAAGTAACAGGCATGCCTCCGGTAAGGCACTCTGCTTTTGAAAGTATGGACCACTACGATGAACTGCCTTGGTCCATTATGCGTGAGCAGGTAACAGAAACAGCTAAAGCCCGGCCGCAGACACCGGCCTATCCGGTTTTAACTGACGCTTTTGCCCAGTCCTTCCATGCGGCTGCTCTAGGCGAAGATGTACAGGAAACGCTGGATCAGCAGGTGGAGCGGGTAGAACGGGAATTGGAGCGTTTCAACGACTAA
- a CDS encoding LacI family DNA-binding transcriptional regulator, whose translation MNRSMKDVAKKARVSTATVSHVINETRHVAEDTRNKVHAAMKELDYRPNSVARSLRSRKSNIIGLLVPLVASDTSNFFFMSIANGIEQVLKENGYNLILSNSSEDLEVEQDQIKVFNTQFIEGLIIAPVDSHTHDYSDNLHGEYPTVFIDRKPKEVISDTVLIDSGAGTYEAIDLLIKKGHRRIGYVTGPLGITTSDERIEAYSRALREHGMKYNENLVKIAPATFEAGEQLTKELLEEDITALFVANNIMTMGAVHCLQKNDKAIPEETAIIGFDDYEWMKVTSPPLSVVKQPSYELGKKAVELLIERIQGSDKPYEVYRLPSKLVVRGSC comes from the coding sequence ATGAATAGAAGCATGAAAGATGTAGCGAAAAAAGCCCGGGTATCAACTGCTACAGTCTCCCATGTAATTAATGAGACAAGACATGTAGCTGAAGACACGAGAAATAAGGTCCATGCTGCAATGAAGGAACTCGATTACCGTCCTAATTCGGTAGCCCGGAGCCTCCGCAGTAGAAAATCCAATATTATCGGCCTGCTTGTTCCGCTTGTTGCTTCTGACACATCTAATTTTTTCTTTATGTCCATAGCAAATGGAATTGAACAAGTTTTAAAGGAAAATGGATATAACTTAATTTTAAGTAACAGCAGTGAGGATCTTGAGGTGGAGCAGGATCAGATCAAAGTATTTAACACGCAGTTTATAGAGGGGCTGATTATCGCACCTGTGGATTCCCACACTCATGATTACAGCGACAACCTGCACGGGGAATACCCCACTGTTTTCATCGACCGTAAACCGAAAGAAGTTATTAGTGATACCGTTCTGATTGATAGTGGAGCAGGAACTTACGAAGCGATTGATCTGCTGATCAAAAAAGGCCACAGGCGAATCGGTTATGTAACAGGGCCGCTCGGAATCACGACGAGTGACGAACGGATTGAAGCATACTCCCGGGCATTGAGAGAACACGGGATGAAGTATAATGAAAACCTGGTAAAAATAGCTCCAGCTACTTTCGAAGCAGGAGAACAGCTTACAAAAGAACTGCTGGAAGAAGATATAACTGCACTTTTTGTTGCAAACAACATCATGACAATGGGAGCTGTCCACTGCCTCCAAAAAAATGACAAAGCAATACCGGAAGAAACAGCCATTATAGGTTTTGATGATTATGAGTGGATGAAAGTTACTTCGCCCCCTCTTTCCGTTGTAAAACAGCCTTCCTATGAACTTGGAAAAAAGGCCGTGGAATTGCTGATAGAACGAATTCAGGGAAGCGATAAGCCGTATGAAGTTTACCGGCTTCCATCTAAGCTTGTAGTGAGAGGATCATGTTGA
- a CDS encoding competence protein ComK — protein MKTTSEYIITVDTVMLAPAFEAEGGTIVHEKEQILYVKQSPWEIINENCFLGFSSYDGRVKAAKKYLNCDKKVPVLIYERDHIAAFPTRSPTHHLCHWVFPLHARAFLKEPGEKDIVILQTRHGEKVRLPVSHYIALKQMHRTYHLLHTLDTSS, from the coding sequence ATGAAGACGACAAGTGAATACATCATTACCGTTGATACGGTAATGCTCGCCCCTGCCTTTGAAGCGGAGGGCGGTACGATTGTGCACGAAAAAGAGCAGATTCTCTATGTGAAGCAGTCTCCATGGGAGATAATCAATGAAAACTGTTTTCTGGGATTTTCTTCTTACGATGGAAGGGTGAAGGCAGCAAAGAAGTATTTAAACTGCGATAAAAAAGTGCCGGTGCTGATCTACGAGCGGGATCATATTGCAGCTTTCCCGACCCGGTCTCCGACTCACCATCTCTGCCACTGGGTCTTTCCACTTCACGCAAGGGCGTTCCTCAAAGAGCCGGGTGAAAAAGATATAGTCATTCTGCAGACCCGTCATGGAGAGAAGGTCCGTCTTCCGGTGTCACACTATATTGCATTAAAACAGATGCACCGGACGTACCATCTGCTGCATACACTCGATACGTCTTCATAG
- a CDS encoding sigma-70 family RNA polymerase sigma factor: MNKDCSFDIVLDQFMPMVFGAVKRWNLYREKEEFEQIGRIALFEAWQVYDPESGDFAPLAKSYVYGRIRQELTRRERFQSRYFAMEPELLANSDSLSFNNTEAAVLLKDWIEKAGLTPREKDWASAYILEDMKPTDIAACYGVSVTTVKSWRKAALKKLRGFSLD, translated from the coding sequence ATGAATAAAGATTGTTCGTTCGACATCGTTCTTGACCAGTTTATGCCGATGGTGTTCGGTGCCGTCAAACGCTGGAATCTGTACAGGGAAAAAGAAGAATTTGAGCAGATCGGCCGTATTGCACTGTTTGAAGCGTGGCAGGTATACGATCCGGAAAGTGGAGATTTTGCCCCGCTGGCAAAAAGTTATGTCTACGGGCGAATCCGTCAGGAGCTGACACGCCGGGAGCGTTTCCAGAGCCGTTATTTTGCTATGGAACCAGAGCTGCTGGCCAACAGCGACAGCCTTTCCTTTAACAATACCGAAGCTGCCGTCCTTCTGAAGGACTGGATCGAGAAAGCAGGATTGACCCCGAGAGAAAAAGACTGGGCGAGTGCCTACATTTTAGAAGACATGAAGCCCACGGACATCGCCGCCTGTTACGGGGTTTCCGTTACCACTGTGAAAAGCTGGCGTAAAGCGGCTCTGAAAAAACTCCGAGGATTTTCGCTCGATTAG
- a CDS encoding GntR family transcriptional regulator gives MSTDFHSKKPIFKQIKEQLEDQILDHRLEEGDKAPSTNDLVGFYKVNHLTIAKGVNELVDEGILFKKRGVGMFVADGAEEKLIAKRRAAFAEDYVTDLLNEAEKLKISEEELIELIKDRKGRGSYGRGH, from the coding sequence ATGAGTACGGACTTTCATAGTAAGAAGCCGATTTTCAAGCAGATAAAAGAGCAGCTGGAAGACCAGATACTGGATCACAGGCTTGAAGAAGGAGACAAAGCTCCATCCACAAATGATCTGGTGGGATTTTACAAAGTCAATCATCTGACGATTGCCAAAGGAGTGAATGAACTGGTGGATGAAGGAATTCTTTTTAAGAAAAGAGGGGTAGGCATGTTCGTCGCCGACGGTGCGGAGGAAAAGCTGATCGCAAAGCGGCGCGCCGCTTTTGCAGAGGACTACGTAACTGATTTATTAAACGAAGCGGAGAAACTGAAAATTTCTGAAGAAGAGCTTATTGAACTGATTAAAGACAGGAAAGGACGTGGCAGCTATGGACGCGGTCATTAA
- a CDS encoding ABC transporter ATP-binding protein, producing MDAVIKLHHADLNFGRTKALSDINLTIDGPKIYGLLGRNGSGKTTLLSLLANYREVTRGELTINGEPLFENENQVSNVHFTFQRKFKEETEKGKDILKDAAHFIPSFDLDYALSLAERFQLDLNMPMKKHSTGRASIFQVIKGMASRAPVTIFDEAYTGMDAPSRELFYEVILEEQALHPRIFILSTHLISEMEHLFDEVIILHDSKVLLHDNYESLLSQGASLTGNAETVDRFASQLKVLKEKRLGRTKSIIIFQQINDRLLQEAEEAGLDIGNVTLQDVFTNVTKGEEPHE from the coding sequence ATGGACGCGGTCATTAAACTCCATCATGCCGACCTCAATTTCGGCAGAACAAAGGCCCTGAGTGATATCAACCTCACGATCGACGGACCAAAAATATACGGACTGCTCGGAAGAAACGGTTCGGGTAAAACGACTCTTCTCTCACTTCTTGCCAATTACCGCGAAGTTACGCGGGGAGAGCTTACGATTAATGGAGAACCTCTGTTTGAAAATGAGAATCAGGTTTCCAACGTGCACTTCACTTTTCAACGGAAGTTCAAAGAAGAAACTGAAAAGGGAAAAGACATATTAAAAGATGCAGCTCATTTTATTCCGAGCTTTGATTTAGACTATGCGCTCAGCCTGGCAGAGAGATTTCAGCTGGATCTTAACATGCCGATGAAAAAACATTCCACCGGAAGAGCCTCCATTTTTCAAGTTATAAAAGGCATGGCCTCCCGTGCTCCCGTTACCATATTCGACGAAGCATATACCGGGATGGACGCCCCTTCCAGGGAACTGTTTTACGAAGTTATTCTGGAAGAACAGGCGCTGCATCCGCGGATTTTCATCTTGTCCACTCATCTCATTTCCGAAATGGAACACTTATTCGATGAAGTGATCATTCTTCATGATAGTAAAGTGCTGCTCCATGATAATTATGAATCGCTGCTTTCCCAGGGGGCTTCTCTCACGGGAAACGCCGAAACGGTCGATCGATTCGCTTCTCAACTGAAAGTATTAAAAGAAAAGCGTCTCGGAAGAACAAAATCGATTATTATTTTCCAGCAGATAAATGACAGGCTGCTGCAGGAAGCAGAAGAAGCAGGCCTTGATATTGGCAATGTCACGCTGCAGGACGTATTCACAAACGTGACGAAAGGAGAGGAGCCGCATGAATAA
- a CDS encoding acetyl-CoA hydrolase/transferase family protein — protein MNQTLKKKYEELYSTKKMSVAGALEHVHSEDHIVSAMAAAEPRGLLSELHTIADRVQDVRISTCLPMMPYDYYMNEEYKGNFLMEGWFYTPNMRKMHEKQTVSFVPNHLHLAGERRGDHRPVDVFVGTASPMDKQGYLSLSLSATYERKMIESARTSIIEVNENMPRTFGDTTVHISEIDVIVENAFPIPEFPSPPPNEKDEVIGKMIADKIEDGSTLQLGIGGIPNAVTAQLFDKKDLGIHTEMFIDGMVDLFEAGAITGREKTLLPNRMVATFALGTQKLYDFIDDNPGVQILDGRFVNDPYVIGQNEKMVSINTTLEIDLSGQCSSEAIGHRQFSGTGGQTDTAVGAQKSRGGKSFIALYSTADIRVPGQEERKTISKIVPSLTEGAAVSLSRNDVDYVVTEYGIAKLRGTALHERVERLIAIAHPDFREELQAEAEKRMIW, from the coding sequence ATGAATCAAACGTTGAAAAAGAAATACGAAGAGCTTTACAGTACGAAAAAAATGTCGGTCGCCGGTGCACTTGAGCACGTCCATTCGGAGGATCATATCGTTTCGGCGATGGCTGCGGCGGAACCGCGCGGACTGCTTTCGGAGCTGCATACGATAGCGGACCGGGTGCAGGACGTCCGTATTTCCACGTGTCTTCCTATGATGCCGTACGACTATTATATGAACGAAGAATATAAAGGGAATTTCCTGATGGAAGGGTGGTTTTATACGCCGAACATGCGGAAGATGCATGAAAAGCAGACCGTATCGTTTGTGCCGAATCACCTCCATCTAGCCGGCGAGCGCCGCGGGGACCACCGGCCGGTTGATGTCTTTGTCGGTACCGCATCGCCTATGGATAAGCAGGGATATTTATCTTTATCACTCAGTGCCACATATGAGCGGAAAATGATCGAAAGTGCCCGCACGTCGATTATTGAAGTAAACGAAAATATGCCGCGCACGTTCGGGGATACAACCGTTCACATCAGTGAAATTGATGTGATCGTAGAAAATGCCTTTCCGATTCCGGAATTTCCATCCCCGCCGCCAAACGAAAAAGACGAAGTGATCGGTAAGATGATTGCCGATAAAATTGAAGACGGCTCCACGCTGCAGCTTGGCATCGGCGGCATCCCCAATGCGGTGACCGCGCAGCTGTTTGACAAGAAAGATCTCGGGATTCATACGGAAATGTTTATTGACGGGATGGTCGATCTGTTTGAAGCAGGGGCAATCACGGGGCGGGAAAAAACACTTCTCCCAAACCGGATGGTTGCGACTTTTGCGCTCGGTACGCAGAAACTGTACGATTTTATCGATGATAATCCGGGCGTTCAGATACTGGACGGACGGTTCGTTAATGATCCGTATGTCATCGGACAGAATGAGAAGATGGTTTCCATCAACACGACGCTTGAAATTGATCTGAGCGGACAGTGCTCTTCAGAAGCGATCGGCCACCGGCAGTTCAGCGGAACCGGCGGGCAGACAGATACGGCTGTCGGAGCACAGAAATCGCGGGGCGGAAAATCCTTTATTGCCCTTTATTCTACAGCGGATATCCGTGTCCCTGGTCAAGAGGAAAGAAAGACCATTTCCAAGATTGTCCCAAGTCTAACAGAAGGGGCAGCGGTTTCACTTTCCCGTAACGATGTGGATTACGTTGTGACGGAATATGGCATTGCCAAACTGCGCGGAACAGCGCTTCACGAGCGCGTCGAGAGGCTGATTGCGATTGCCCATCCCGACTTTAGGGAGGAACTGCAGGCAGAAGCCGAAAAGCGGATGATCTGGTAA
- a CDS encoding C40 family peptidase, with protein MAEANKKSPLIPLLILFGLVAALFLFIPWGEEEEESGGEKYDHDMDTEPYSQGILDTELDYSIDDFIQKAEILEGTDYQSGGDNPEEGFNSSGFVQHVYENATGIRMPRLAAHQLDLGEDVGRNYLQTGDVVFFESETLMSGIYLEENEFMTVTESGGVERLHLDDDDFWSRNYIGARRLTEEEIESLHPGTYSDHDHPAVREAMNYLSTPYEFGGDTLEAFDCSFFIQEVFRDSKNVFLPRVTLDQFEVGEDIPEENLREGDVLYFSDVDVEDSLREEGEVTHAGIYVGDGFMIHASRTEGMTQISKLNDYWSDAFTGVKRFDDMALEGENPVVERASAYLNVPFKSGGENPDSGFNTSGFVRHVFSEARDVDLPRNGRAMWNNGEEVPREELQPGDLVFFDGSQSLLPGIYVGNNQFMITSESSGVTTRHLDDSDFFADLYEGARRY; from the coding sequence TTGGCAGAAGCAAATAAAAAAAGTCCACTTATTCCCCTTCTCATTCTTTTTGGACTCGTCGCCGCTTTGTTTCTTTTTATCCCATGGGGAGAAGAAGAGGAAGAAAGCGGAGGTGAAAAATACGATCACGATATGGACACCGAGCCCTACAGTCAGGGAATTCTGGATACCGAGCTCGACTATTCAATAGATGATTTTATCCAAAAAGCAGAAATTTTGGAAGGGACCGATTACCAGTCCGGGGGGGATAACCCGGAAGAAGGGTTTAATTCCTCCGGATTCGTACAGCACGTATATGAAAACGCCACCGGCATCCGGATGCCCCGGCTTGCCGCTCATCAGCTGGACCTTGGAGAAGACGTCGGCCGCAACTACCTGCAGACAGGTGACGTGGTCTTTTTTGAAAGCGAAACACTGATGTCCGGGATTTATCTTGAAGAGAATGAATTCATGACCGTCACGGAAAGCGGCGGCGTAGAAAGGCTGCATCTCGACGACGATGATTTCTGGTCCCGAAATTACATCGGAGCCAGACGACTGACAGAAGAAGAGATTGAATCGCTCCATCCGGGCACATACAGCGATCACGACCACCCCGCCGTCCGCGAAGCGATGAACTATTTAAGTACCCCGTATGAATTCGGAGGCGATACGCTCGAAGCGTTCGACTGTTCTTTTTTCATCCAGGAGGTCTTCCGTGATAGTAAGAACGTATTCCTGCCGCGAGTCACACTCGATCAGTTTGAAGTCGGTGAAGATATCCCCGAGGAAAACCTCCGCGAAGGCGATGTCCTTTACTTTTCCGATGTGGATGTGGAAGACAGCTTGCGCGAAGAAGGGGAAGTGACCCACGCTGGTATTTATGTGGGTGATGGATTTATGATTCATGCCAGCCGTACGGAAGGCATGACGCAGATTTCCAAACTGAATGATTACTGGAGCGATGCCTTCACAGGCGTAAAACGATTTGATGACATGGCTCTTGAAGGCGAAAATCCGGTCGTAGAGCGTGCCTCCGCTTACTTGAACGTTCCTTTCAAGAGCGGCGGCGAAAACCCGGACAGCGGCTTTAATACGAGCGGGTTTGTCCGTCACGTGTTTTCTGAGGCACGCGATGTCGATCTGCCGCGGAACGGCCGTGCGATGTGGAATAACGGTGAAGAAGTTCCCCGCGAGGAGCTTCAGCCGGGAGACCTTGTATTTTTCGACGGATCCCAATCGCTGCTTCCCGGTATTTATGTCGGCAATAATCAATTCATGATCACAAGCGAATCTTCCGGAGTAACAACCCGCCACCTCGATGACAGCGACTTTTTTGCCGATCTTTATGAAGGGGCAAGAAGGTATTAG
- a CDS encoding general stress protein, which yields MTRVVGMYEEKEQMVEEIKRLQQEGIDPKNVTVVLSREGHRTVFADDLFPGITLEKIDTEHTGESGWVAKMKEKLNLKQEKARKEEGEETLVEAGVSDEDAEKYRSGVEDGRMVLLVEDGVKISPEGRGDTATTSEQMGSAADIVDEAPPAPEPAEETETDDPEKAERAKKQEEVVDENQQDLADESPKAETDNEKHK from the coding sequence ATGACACGAGTAGTTGGGATGTATGAAGAAAAAGAACAGATGGTGGAGGAAATTAAAAGACTCCAGCAGGAAGGTATAGATCCGAAAAACGTTACAGTCGTACTCAGCCGGGAAGGGCACCGCACCGTGTTTGCCGACGATTTGTTTCCGGGCATTACGCTGGAAAAAATCGATACCGAACATACCGGTGAAAGCGGCTGGGTAGCGAAGATGAAGGAAAAGTTAAATTTAAAACAGGAGAAAGCACGGAAAGAAGAAGGCGAGGAAACGCTTGTCGAAGCAGGAGTATCCGATGAAGATGCTGAAAAGTACCGAAGTGGTGTAGAAGACGGACGGATGGTGCTGCTTGTGGAGGACGGAGTGAAGATCTCGCCGGAAGGACGGGGAGACACTGCCACGACCAGCGAACAGATGGGCTCTGCAGCCGATATCGTAGACGAAGCTCCACCTGCGCCTGAACCGGCTGAAGAAACAGAAACGGACGATCCGGAAAAGGCTGAAAGAGCGAAAAAACAGGAAGAAGTTGTTGATGAAAACCAGCAGGATCTGGCGGATGAATCGCCTAAAGCAGAAACGGATAACGAAAAACACAAATAG
- a CDS encoding YsnF/AvaK domain-containing protein — translation MKTRIMGVYEKEQLLKEEVQKLKGQGYEPVKISVVVGKEEFPTLFSEDIAMGVNVEKVATKPEGEGDFVSTIKNALNTEAEEERKAASENQFVRLGLTQLEAEKYREDVDAGRLVLLLHAEKPELQSNQLNKDIRPVTPIQQRERETEEFSETSETAHAAQEKILEPKEVRAEGITEKEKEMQAVQQEQQTHKHVTEEAKEHALQEEREQKAAAPPEPASAKKTEPVEEDEEQALKLREEQLDINKKEVEKGEVGVRKRIIEEEKTIKVPVQREEVYVERRSVKDRPEGGEIKEDTEEIRIPIKEEEVEIRKKPVVTEEVFVGKRTYEDTEESTEKVKREEAEIDEEGRVDGKTNYRGTKEE, via the coding sequence ATGAAAACACGTATAATGGGTGTTTACGAAAAAGAACAGCTGCTGAAAGAAGAAGTGCAGAAGCTGAAAGGGCAGGGCTACGAGCCGGTAAAAATATCAGTTGTAGTTGGGAAGGAAGAGTTTCCAACGTTGTTTTCCGAAGATATCGCAATGGGCGTAAACGTGGAGAAGGTTGCAACGAAGCCTGAAGGAGAAGGTGACTTTGTCTCTACGATAAAAAATGCTTTGAATACCGAAGCAGAAGAGGAGCGCAAAGCAGCGAGTGAGAACCAGTTTGTACGACTCGGTCTGACCCAGCTTGAAGCGGAAAAATACCGTGAAGATGTGGATGCAGGCAGACTTGTCCTGCTGCTTCATGCTGAAAAACCAGAGCTGCAGAGCAATCAGCTGAATAAAGATATTCGTCCGGTCACGCCGATCCAGCAGCGGGAACGAGAGACAGAAGAATTTTCCGAGACATCTGAAACGGCTCATGCTGCCCAGGAAAAAATACTGGAGCCAAAAGAAGTGAGAGCAGAGGGTATTACAGAAAAAGAAAAAGAAATGCAGGCTGTTCAGCAGGAGCAGCAGACGCATAAGCATGTGACAGAGGAAGCAAAAGAGCATGCTCTGCAGGAGGAAAGAGAGCAGAAAGCGGCGGCGCCACCTGAACCGGCCTCTGCAAAAAAGACGGAGCCGGTCGAGGAAGACGAAGAACAGGCTTTGAAGCTTCGTGAAGAGCAGCTGGATATCAATAAAAAAGAAGTGGAAAAAGGCGAAGTAGGCGTCCGCAAGCGTATCATTGAAGAAGAGAAAACGATTAAAGTGCCTGTCCAGCGGGAAGAAGTTTATGTGGAAAGACGCTCGGTTAAAGATCGTCCTGAAGGCGGCGAAATTAAGGAAGACACAGAAGAAATCCGCATTCCGATTAAAGAGGAAGAAGTGGAGATCCGAAAGAAACCGGTTGTTACGGAGGAAGTTTTCGTAGGCAAGCGGACATATGAAGATACAGAAGAATCCACGGAAAAAGTGAAACGGGAAGAAGCAGAAATTGATGAAGAAGGCCGCGTGGATGGTAAAACAAACTACCGCGGAACGAAAGAAGAATAA